A single genomic interval of Bacillus sp. es.036 harbors:
- a CDS encoding SDR family oxidoreductase, whose product MKLDGKVAIVTGASSGIGEAIAKQLANEGASLVLAARREEKLTDLASFITNQSNGKAIVVKTDVTKKEDMEQLVEQAKQEFGKVDIVVNNAGVMLLSFMKNDEVDQWSQMVDVNIKGVLYGIHAALPDMLKQESGHIINVSSVAGHEVFASSAVYSATKYAVRALSMGLEKELSKTGVRVTNISPGAVETELTHHITDEEVLNMFKDRASSMKALQADDIARAVVYAVTQPEYVNVNEVVVRPMQQ is encoded by the coding sequence ATGAAACTTGATGGGAAAGTAGCAATAGTAACTGGAGCTAGCAGTGGTATTGGTGAGGCGATAGCGAAACAACTAGCGAATGAAGGAGCAAGTCTTGTGCTTGCAGCTCGTCGTGAAGAAAAACTGACTGACTTAGCGAGCTTCATCACGAATCAATCAAATGGAAAAGCCATTGTAGTGAAAACGGATGTTACGAAAAAAGAAGATATGGAGCAACTCGTTGAGCAAGCCAAACAAGAATTTGGAAAGGTTGACATCGTCGTCAATAATGCTGGAGTGATGCTACTATCATTTATGAAAAATGATGAGGTGGATCAATGGAGTCAAATGGTGGACGTGAATATTAAAGGTGTTCTATACGGCATTCATGCAGCGCTTCCTGATATGTTAAAACAAGAGAGTGGTCATATTATTAATGTCTCAAGTGTAGCAGGGCATGAAGTATTTGCTTCAAGTGCCGTGTATAGTGCTACAAAATATGCCGTAAGAGCCCTTTCAATGGGACTTGAAAAAGAGTTATCAAAAACTGGTGTACGTGTCACGAATATTTCTCCAGGTGCCGTTGAAACTGAACTAACTCATCATATTACGGATGAAGAGGTCCTCAACATGTTTAAAGATCGTGCCTCTTCAATGAAAGCTCTTCAAGCGGATGATATTGCTCGTGCGGTTGTGTATGCAGTCACTCAACCTGAATATGTGAATGTGAATGAAGTGGTTGTCCGACCAATGCAGCAATAG